In one window of Paraflavitalea soli DNA:
- a CDS encoding RagB/SusD family nutrient uptake outer membrane protein, producing the protein MFKMVKYFAFSLCIASLVLQGCSKKELVDLYPEFNLDALANPSNIKQVEDVLLGAYAAFRNANYFGSGSGTGSGWAIMPDVLSDNLYETLQTLSNSRAMADWLYQPNTAQVATLYAAPYGVIANANIVLRDIDKFTTSANQLLANRLKGQAYAMRAMAHFDLMRYFAVKYDRNSTTDLALYYSTQFIVQPNVRPARMSNKQYYDSIFNDLSKATTLLGNVDAPINPVTGLTRPYIDLPVINALLARIYLYAGMWPEAIAAATRVINDRPLVNLDQAAFSGMYNQTSRGEIIWNVQFETGQQGPTFLAYFATNGRSYFRPALEIATVAGTTGLIRSNDIRYSAFFTTMSGEQSLTKFRGKGTVTDGSTNFPVFRTGEMYLIRAEARARNAQEGPALDDLNALRAARINGYIPVTGVTGALLLEAIANERRRELVGEGHRFFDLKRTTRTITRGSTCGNQAISPAGDCQLNPTDREWTLPIPESVRNANENAQQNPDY; encoded by the coding sequence ATGTTTAAAATGGTAAAATACTTTGCTTTCTCTCTATGCATCGCCAGTCTTGTGCTGCAGGGATGTTCAAAAAAAGAGCTGGTCGATCTTTATCCGGAGTTTAACCTCGATGCGCTGGCAAATCCTTCCAATATTAAGCAGGTAGAAGATGTATTGCTGGGCGCTTATGCTGCTTTCCGTAATGCCAACTACTTTGGGTCGGGCAGTGGTACAGGTTCAGGTTGGGCAATTATGCCCGATGTGTTGAGCGATAATTTGTATGAAACCCTGCAAACCTTGTCCAATTCACGCGCAATGGCCGATTGGCTTTATCAACCTAATACTGCCCAGGTAGCCACACTCTATGCAGCGCCCTATGGGGTGATCGCCAATGCGAATATTGTATTGCGTGATATTGATAAATTTACCACTTCCGCGAATCAATTACTGGCCAACCGGCTTAAAGGCCAGGCTTATGCCATGCGCGCCATGGCCCATTTTGACCTGATGCGCTATTTCGCGGTTAAATACGACAGGAACAGTACTACCGACCTGGCCCTTTACTACAGCACCCAGTTTATTGTTCAGCCCAATGTGCGGCCGGCACGGATGTCAAACAAACAATACTACGATTCTATTTTCAATGATCTGTCCAAAGCGACCACCTTGCTGGGTAATGTGGATGCGCCCATCAATCCTGTAACAGGGCTCACTCGTCCTTATATTGACCTGCCGGTAATAAATGCCTTGCTGGCCAGGATATACCTGTATGCGGGTATGTGGCCCGAAGCGATTGCGGCGGCTACCAGGGTGATCAACGATCGACCCCTGGTAAACCTCGATCAGGCAGCCTTTTCGGGTATGTATAACCAAACCAGCCGTGGTGAGATCATCTGGAATGTACAGTTTGAAACCGGTCAGCAAGGCCCCACCTTCCTGGCTTACTTTGCAACCAATGGCCGCAGTTATTTTCGCCCGGCCCTGGAAATTGCTACGGTGGCAGGCACCACCGGATTAATTCGCAGCAATGATATCCGCTACAGCGCTTTTTTTACGACGATGAGCGGAGAACAGTCATTGACAAAATTCCGGGGGAAAGGAACTGTTACGGATGGCAGCACGAACTTTCCTGTTTTCCGCACCGGCGAAATGTACCTGATCAGGGCAGAGGCCCGGGCCAGGAATGCGCAGGAAGGGCCAGCGCTCGATGACCTCAATGCATTGCGCGCTGCCCGCATCAATGGATATATACCCGTAACCGGGGTGACCGGCGCGCTCTTGCTGGAAGCCATTGCCAATGAAAGAAGAAGGGAACTGGTAGGAGAGGGGCATCGGTTCTTCGACCTGAAAAGAACCACCCGCACGATCACCAGGGGAAGCACCTGCGGCAATCAGGCCATCTCGCCCGCGGGGGATTGTCAATTGAATCCTACAGATCGCGAATGGACATTGCCCATACCGGAGAGTGTGCGCAATGCCAATGAAAATGCCCAACAAAACCCGGACTATTAA
- a CDS encoding tryptophan 7-halogenase: MEGQESTLPGRRSTKGGTTERKQTIEKTRAINKSINLPVVIVGGGPAGAATAIALRRQQIPCVVLEAGASAGRKPGESIPPNARVTLKELGIVHLLEDAQHQRCTGNTVVWGDDHPHDRFFFTETMGDGWHINRAFFEQQLSQTAKSMGAYWLHDHHFTNWEQQEDHLLIHCSFGQGSSISIKAAFAVDASGRTAALARKAGATRQSLDRLTGYYAIVPAPLTALPSTTFIEATANGWWYAAALHDNHTVINFMTDADIHPIDNQPLVDWLFQQFRQTAHLQQCLPLSAGTDLQQVMAKPASTSFLTTPAGPHWLAVGDAACTYDPLTSYGITAALGSGLYAALAITDHLNGKELAKEAYCYIQQTTFNKCLAMLQHQYGLEKRWMERPFWQRRRAIQIKNEPRIIV; the protein is encoded by the coding sequence ATTGAAGGGCAAGAAAGCACACTTCCTGGCCGAAGAAGTACCAAGGGCGGTACAACCGAGAGAAAGCAGACCATTGAAAAGACACGAGCTATAAATAAGTCAATCAACTTACCCGTAGTAATAGTGGGTGGCGGTCCGGCAGGGGCCGCCACTGCTATTGCTTTGCGGCGGCAGCAAATACCCTGCGTAGTATTGGAAGCAGGCGCCAGCGCTGGTCGCAAACCTGGTGAATCGATCCCTCCCAATGCACGCGTTACTTTAAAGGAGTTAGGCATCGTTCATTTATTAGAAGATGCGCAACACCAACGTTGCACAGGCAATACGGTGGTATGGGGGGATGACCATCCGCATGATCGTTTCTTTTTTACGGAAACCATGGGTGATGGCTGGCATATCAACCGGGCTTTTTTTGAGCAGCAGTTAAGTCAGACCGCTAAAAGCATGGGCGCTTATTGGCTGCATGATCATCACTTCACCAATTGGGAACAACAGGAAGATCACTTATTGATCCATTGCAGCTTCGGCCAGGGTAGTTCCATTTCTATCAAGGCAGCTTTTGCTGTTGATGCCAGCGGCCGGACAGCCGCCCTGGCCAGGAAGGCAGGTGCTACGCGGCAAAGCCTGGACCGCCTCACAGGTTATTACGCCATAGTCCCCGCACCGCTTACCGCCCTGCCCAGTACCACTTTTATTGAAGCTACTGCCAATGGATGGTGGTATGCAGCCGCCCTGCACGACAACCATACGGTCATCAACTTCATGACGGATGCGGATATACATCCCATCGACAACCAACCATTAGTGGACTGGCTGTTCCAGCAATTCCGGCAAACTGCTCACCTGCAACAATGCTTACCCTTATCAGCAGGCACGGACCTGCAACAGGTGATGGCCAAACCAGCCTCTACTTCTTTTCTCACTACACCAGCCGGCCCTCATTGGCTCGCCGTGGGCGATGCAGCCTGCACCTATGACCCACTCACTTCTTACGGCATCACAGCCGCCCTGGGGAGTGGCCTCTATGCGGCCCTTGCCATTACCGATCACCTCAATGGTAAAGAACTGGCTAAAGAAGCTTACTGCTATATCCAACAGACTACCTTCAACAAATGCCTGGCTATGCTGCAGCATCAGTATGGTCTTGAAAAGCGCTGGATGGAGCGCCCCTTCTGGCAGAGGAGGCGGGCGATACAAATAAAGAATGAACCCCGCATAATTGTATGA
- a CDS encoding LodA/GoxA family CTQ-dependent oxidase, whose product MNRNDIRKVAIYPAIGIARIGNSPEYFLASDIPDQAPSPDGGYKDGNNLFKKQVPRFRVYALDDDGNPLGEIYTGMEGLEVKIEWTVHIANRKAAWYQFNNALDLGANSISSTHRNGGVTGSDRSNLVIDPGTRTISGISKEGAEYQFDSGTFFDTPVSLGEIRTDSKGRLLVFGGNGKSVSRFGIPAITFANNDGWHDDVSDGTVRATVTINGDKLDASPAMVVCTPPNFGPGLFSLVTMYDVVYDLYVREGWLPAPTRISFWEHIYPMFHRMSSAQWVNEGFFMLFGTNSPSDFNNPDLIKVLSDPAAQHKEQRMHIFKWFRNTASDTYQPDLIPPYYGDLFGDYEKQPHVDLSVTATQYALLNRWAEGDFVTGTPPVAVPFEELTPAQQTAALLKAPLEECLGGPFHPGIEITWPFRHLSMWMEPFRLKLLPANKAVSDDYGPLLTPAIALAPGGPLDGSGPGSITRWLGVPWQTDEASCLSGYDTTLYLPIPSFWAARVPNHILSMDSYNRATHEGLNTGQRLKHFAYRVDWLRDFSASYVGRINNMISKWHELGVISQHTSTAGEGNEFLPTEWWVETHRDGPGGDDPTYIQVLRAEQDLLKPVLKGKKAHFLAEEVPRAVQPRESRPLKRHEL is encoded by the coding sequence GACGATGACGGCAATCCGCTCGGTGAGATCTATACAGGCATGGAAGGCCTGGAAGTAAAAATAGAATGGACGGTGCATATCGCCAACCGCAAAGCAGCCTGGTACCAGTTTAACAATGCGCTGGACCTGGGCGCCAATTCCATCAGCAGCACGCACCGCAACGGTGGTGTGACGGGTAGCGATCGCAGCAACCTGGTCATTGATCCCGGTACCCGCACCATCAGCGGCATCAGCAAGGAAGGCGCAGAATACCAGTTTGATTCCGGTACTTTTTTCGACACGCCTGTATCTTTGGGCGAAATACGTACCGACAGCAAGGGCCGCCTGCTGGTATTTGGCGGCAATGGCAAAAGCGTTTCGCGCTTCGGCATTCCTGCCATCACCTTTGCCAACAATGATGGCTGGCATGATGATGTATCTGACGGAACGGTAAGAGCTACGGTAACCATCAATGGTGATAAATTGGATGCCAGTCCGGCGATGGTGGTGTGTACACCGCCCAATTTCGGACCCGGGCTTTTCTCACTGGTCACCATGTATGATGTAGTATATGATCTGTACGTACGGGAAGGCTGGTTACCGGCTCCCACCAGGATCAGTTTCTGGGAACATATTTATCCTATGTTCCACCGCATGAGCAGCGCCCAATGGGTGAATGAAGGTTTCTTTATGTTGTTTGGCACCAACTCGCCCAGCGACTTCAACAATCCCGACCTGATCAAAGTGCTCAGTGATCCTGCGGCCCAACACAAGGAGCAGCGCATGCATATATTCAAATGGTTTCGCAATACGGCATCGGATACTTACCAGCCCGATCTGATCCCTCCTTATTATGGCGATCTCTTTGGTGATTATGAGAAGCAGCCGCATGTAGACCTGTCGGTAACCGCTACGCAGTACGCACTGCTGAACCGGTGGGCCGAAGGAGATTTTGTGACGGGTACTCCACCGGTAGCGGTACCTTTTGAGGAACTGACACCGGCCCAGCAAACTGCCGCTTTATTGAAAGCGCCGCTGGAAGAGTGTCTGGGAGGTCCTTTCCATCCGGGTATTGAGATCACCTGGCCCTTCAGGCATTTAAGCATGTGGATGGAACCTTTCCGGTTAAAGTTATTGCCGGCCAACAAAGCCGTATCTGATGATTATGGCCCCCTGCTTACACCAGCCATTGCCCTGGCTCCTGGTGGTCCATTGGATGGCAGTGGCCCCGGTTCCATCACCCGCTGGCTGGGTGTGCCCTGGCAAACCGATGAAGCCAGCTGCCTCTCGGGATATGATACTACCCTCTACCTGCCCATTCCTTCTTTCTGGGCAGCGCGCGTGCCCAATCATATATTGAGCATGGATAGTTATAACCGTGCCACGCATGAGGGATTGAATACGGGGCAGCGCCTGAAACACTTTGCTTACCGGGTTGACTGGCTGCGTGATTTCAGCGCCTCGTATGTAGGTCGCATCAACAATATGATCTCTAAATGGCATGAGTTGGGCGTGATCAGTCAACATACCAGCACAGCGGGAGAAGGCAATGAATTCTTACCAACCGAATGGTGGGTAGAAACACACCGTGATGGACCGGGTGGTGATGATCCTACTTATATACAGGTATTACGTGCAGAACAGGATCTGTTGAAACCTGTATTGAAGGGCAAGAAAGCACACTTCCTGGCCGAAGAAGTACCAAGGGCGGTACAACCGAGAGAAAGCAGACCATTGAAAAGACACGAGCTATAA